In Silene latifolia isolate original U9 population chromosome X, ASM4854445v1, whole genome shotgun sequence, the following proteins share a genomic window:
- the LOC141622804 gene encoding beta-galactosidase-like, whose protein sequence is MQKNTFLSFFFIFQNLLVLINANVAYDHKAITINGQRRILISGSIHYPRSTPEMWPDLIEKAKEGGVDVIQTYVFWNGHEPQPGQYYFEERYDLVKFIKVVQQAGLYVHLRIGPYVCAEWNFGGFPVWLKYVPGINFRTDNGPFKNAMQKFTMKIVDMMKAERLFESQGGPIILSQIENEYGPLEYEIGAPGKAYANWAAKMAVGLNTGVPWVMCKQDDAPDPVINTCNGFYCDYFSPNKAYKPKMWTEAWTGWYTEFGGPVPTRPAEDLAFGVARFIQKGGSFVNYYMYHGGTNFGRTAGGPFIATSYDYDAPLDEFGLINQPKWGHLKDLHRAIKLCEPALVSSDPMVIRLGSSQEAHVFKSQSGSCAAFLANYNPSSYAKVSYGNNHYNLPPWSISILPDCKHTVYNTARLGAQSAIMKYTPVHRNFAWQSYNEQTASIDDSTFTTVGLVEQINTTRDMTDYLWYMTDVVIDHNEGFLKGGNWPVLSVMSAGHALQVYINGQLADTVYGSLESPKVSFKEGVKLRAGVNKISLLSIAVGLPNVGPHFEMWNAGVLGPVSLSGLNEGKRDLTWQKWSYKIGLKGESLGLDSLSGVSNVEWVQGKFVAQKQPLTWYKTMFNAPPGNEPLALDMGDMGKGQVWINGKNIGRYWPAYTAKGSCGACNYAGYFSEKKCLKYCGDPSQRWYHVPRSWLKPTGNLMVVLEELGGDPNWISLMKKEISSICSDMNEWQPTLVNWHLQASGRINKPLRPKAHLWCAPGQKITSIKFASFGTPEGSCGNYRQGSCHAPRSYDVFEKNCVGQAGCAITVEPELFGGDPCPNVMKKLSVEAICS, encoded by the exons ATGCAGAAGAAcacatttttatcatttttttttatttttcaaaatttattGGTTTTGATTAATGCAAATGTTGCATATGATCATAAAGCAATTACCATTAATGGGCAAAGAAGGATTCTTATTTCTGGGTCTATTCACTATCCCAGAAGTACACCTGAG ATGTGGCCAGATCTTATTGAGAAGGCTAAAGAAGGAGGTGTTGATGTAATTCAGACTTATGTTTTCTGGAATGGACATGAACCTCAACCTGGCCAA TATTATTTTGAAGAAAGGTATGACCTTGTGAAGTTCATTAAGGTGGTTCAACAAGCTGGTTTATATGTTCATTTGAGGATTGGACCTTATGTTTGCGCTGAATGGAACTTTGG GGGGTTTCCTGTATGGCTGAAGTATGTTCCTGGCATCAACTTCAGAACAGATAATGGACCTTTCAAG AATGCAATGCAAAAGTTTACTATGAAGATTGTTGACATGATGAAAGCTGAAAGATTATTTGAGTCACAAGGTGGTCCAATTATATTATCTCAG aTTGAAAATGAATATGGGCCACTTGAATATGAGATTGGTGCACCTGGTAAAGCATACGCAAATTGGGCAGCTAAAATGGCTGTGGGGTTAAACACTGGAGTTCCATGGGTCATGTGTAAGCAGGATGACGCTCCAGACCCCGTT ATTAATACTTGCAACGGTTTCTACTGTGATTACTTTTCTCCGAATAAGGCTTATAAACCTAAGATGTGGACAGAGGCCTGGACAGGATG GTATACTGAATTTGGGGGTCCAGTACCTACTAGACCAGCCGAAGACTTAGCATTTGGTGTTGCTAGATTCATACAGAAAGGGGGATCTTTCGTCAATTATTACATG TATCATGGTGGTACAAACTTCGGCAGAACTGCAGGTGGTCCATTTATTGCCACTAGCTATGATTATGATGCTCCTCTTGATGAATTTG GGCTTATAAATCAACCGAAATGGGGTCATTTAAAAGATTTGCATAGAGCAATAAAATTGTGTGAGCCAGCTCTAGTTTCCAGTGATCCGATGGTGATTCGGTTAGGAAGCAGTCAAGAG GCTCATGTTTTCAAGTCACAATCAGGATCTTGTGCTGCATTTCTTGCAAATTATAACCCAAGCTCTTACGCGAAGGTGTCATATGGAAATAATCACTACAACCTTCCGCCATGGTCGATCAGCATTCTTCCTGATTGCAAACATACTGTTTACAATACTGCAAGG CTTGGTGCCCAGAGTGCAATAATGAAGTATACTCCTGTTCATCGCAACTTCGCTTGGCAATCATACAATGAACAGACAGCTTCCATTGATGACAGTACATTTACAACCGTGGGACTAGTTGAACAAATAAACACCACTAGAGATATGACTGACTACCTGTGGTATATGACTGA TGTTGTAATTGATCACAATGAGGGATTTTTGAAAGGTGGAAATTGGCCAGTTCTCAGTGTAATGTCTGCTGGCCATGCTTTGCAAGTTTACATCAACGGTCAATTAGCTG ATACTGTTTATGGAAGTCTTGAAAGCCCAAAAGTCTCTTTCAAAGAAGGTGTGAAATTACGGGCTGGTGTTAACAAAATTTCTCTCCTGAGCATTGCCGTTGGGCTCCCG aACGTTGGCCCGCATTTTGAGATGTGGAATGCCGGTGTTCTTGGTCCTGTCTCGCTAAGTGGTTTGAACGAAGGAAAGAGAGATCTGACATGGCAGAAATGGTCCTATAAG ATTGGTCTTAAAGGTGAATCGTTGGGTCTTGATTCACTTAGCGGAGTCTCCAATGTCGAGTGGGTCCAGGGAAAGTTCGTCGCTCAGAAACAACCCCTGACTTGGTACAAA ACGATGTTCAATGCTCCTCCAGGAAATGAACCACTTGCGTTAGATATGGGTGACATGGGTAAAGGTCAAGTGTGGATAAATGGAAAGAACATCGGGCGATATTGGCCTGCTTATACAGCAAAAGGTTCTTGTGGTGCCTGCAATTATGCCGGCTACTTTTCCGAGAAGAAATGCTTAAAGTATTGTGGAGATCCTTCCCAAAGATG GTATCACGTTCCTCGCTCGTGGCTGAAGCCAACAGGGAATTTGATGGTTGTTTTAGAAGAATTGGGAGGAGACCCGAACTGGATTTCTTTAATGAAGAAAGAAATAAGCAGTATTTGCTCAGACATGAATGAATGGCAGCCGACACTAGTAAACTGGCACTTGCAAGCATCTGGGAGGATTAACAAGCCGTTAAGGCCAAAGGCTCACCTTTGGTGTGCTCCCGGACAGAAAATTACTTCGATCAAATTTGCCAGTTTCGGAACACCAGAAGGGTCATGTGGAAATTACAGACAAGGGAGCTGTCATGCCCCCAGGTCTTACGACGTATTTGAAAAG AATTGTGTTGGGCAAGCCGGTTGTGCTATAACCGTTGAACCTGAGTTATTTGGAGGAGACCCATGTCCAAACGTCATGAAGAAACTTTCAGTCGAGGCGATTTGTAGCTAA